In the genome of Oligoflexus sp., one region contains:
- a CDS encoding glycosyl hydrolase family 17 protein, whose protein sequence is MQTWILKLLLGGCSCLALSCAASSAPLKIFPTDSVKAISYSGYRSGQGPGRAEPTEAQLSEDLKLLSRHWNTIRLYGSGPQSAAVLRVIDQEKLPLTVMLGAWLKAEVSNPACPWGGIHAEAELQKNRADNQTEVDQAIALAKAYPSLVTAISVGNEILVDWTDHKVPVDSVVAYVKRVKAAVKAPVTVADNYVPFQKGLDELVEHLDFITIHSYPIWEQKDIDGALAFAQQNYESVRQRHPQKPIAIGETGWATVTNGVGIPLALAHESAQDRYFKEMSAWSQNQGIPIFFFEAFDEDWKGGPDPQEPEKHWGLFTKDRRPKLAVKSLYPDLIP, encoded by the coding sequence ATGCAAACGTGGATACTGAAACTGCTGCTCGGTGGCTGTTCATGCCTCGCTCTCAGCTGCGCCGCTTCCTCAGCGCCTTTAAAGATCTTTCCGACGGACAGCGTGAAAGCCATTTCCTATTCCGGCTATCGCAGCGGCCAGGGGCCAGGGCGTGCGGAACCAACGGAAGCCCAGTTAAGCGAGGATCTAAAACTGCTCAGCCGTCACTGGAATACCATTCGGCTCTATGGAAGCGGCCCGCAGAGCGCAGCTGTTTTGCGCGTCATTGACCAGGAAAAACTGCCTCTCACGGTCATGCTGGGCGCCTGGCTCAAGGCCGAGGTCAGCAATCCCGCCTGTCCCTGGGGCGGAATCCATGCGGAGGCCGAGCTTCAAAAAAATCGCGCGGACAATCAGACCGAAGTGGATCAGGCCATTGCTTTGGCGAAGGCCTATCCGTCCCTGGTCACGGCCATCAGCGTCGGCAATGAAATCCTGGTGGACTGGACCGATCACAAAGTGCCGGTGGATTCCGTGGTCGCTTATGTGAAGCGCGTGAAGGCTGCAGTCAAAGCGCCTGTTACGGTCGCTGATAACTATGTGCCTTTTCAAAAAGGCCTTGATGAGCTTGTCGAGCATTTGGATTTCATTACCATCCACAGCTACCCGATTTGGGAACAAAAGGACATCGACGGCGCGCTGGCCTTTGCCCAGCAGAATTATGAAAGCGTCCGGCAGCGTCATCCGCAAAAACCGATCGCCATCGGTGAGACAGGCTGGGCCACTGTCACGAACGGAGTCGGCATTCCGCTGGCCTTGGCTCATGAATCCGCCCAGGACCGCTATTTCAAGGAGATGAGTGCCTGGAGCCAGAACCAGGGCATACCCATATTTTTCTTTGAAGCCTTTGATGAGGATTGGAAGGGAGGCCCGGATCCTCAGGAACCCGAGAAACACTGGGGTCTTTTTACCAAAGACCGTCGCCCGAAATTGGCTGTGAAAAGCCTTTATCCTGATTTGATTCCGTAA
- a CDS encoding ABC transporter ATP-binding protein: MELLRLCHITRTYQSSGLMRRRSAVEALRDVSFHVNAGEIVGLIGASGSGKSTLGRIILRLEKADRGELWLNGCEVFQSERRAASYAYRSLVQMIFQDPFASLNPAHTVAYHLERPLLRHGLVTRGELQKRVHELLHMVGLTPVERMASAYPYALSGGQRQRVAIARALAVNPKLIVADEPTSMLDVSIRMDILNLLARLRREQGLALLLITHDLASARYLTDRLIVLNKGVIVESGPTDEVIAHPRDPYTALLLDAIRNPRLERRPS; encoded by the coding sequence ATGGAGCTTTTGCGTCTCTGCCACATTACAAGAACCTATCAATCCAGCGGACTGATGCGCCGGCGCTCGGCCGTTGAGGCATTACGGGACGTCTCCTTTCACGTCAACGCTGGTGAGATTGTCGGGCTGATCGGAGCCTCGGGCAGTGGCAAGAGCACCCTAGGCCGCATCATCCTGCGACTCGAAAAAGCCGATCGTGGCGAACTTTGGCTGAATGGCTGCGAGGTCTTTCAGTCAGAGCGCCGGGCTGCGTCTTATGCCTATCGTTCGCTGGTGCAGATGATCTTCCAGGATCCTTTCGCATCTCTGAATCCCGCGCATACCGTGGCCTATCATCTGGAGCGTCCCCTTCTGCGTCATGGCCTTGTCACGCGTGGCGAGCTGCAGAAGCGCGTCCATGAACTGTTGCACATGGTGGGGCTTACTCCAGTTGAAAGGATGGCCAGCGCCTATCCTTACGCCCTGTCCGGCGGACAAAGGCAGCGGGTGGCCATCGCTCGCGCCCTGGCTGTGAACCCGAAGCTTATCGTAGCGGATGAACCGACCTCCATGCTCGATGTTTCCATTCGCATGGATATTTTGAATCTGCTCGCGCGTCTGCGTCGGGAGCAAGGTCTCGCTCTGCTTCTGATCACACACGATCTCGCCAGTGCGCGTTACCTGACTGATCGCCTTATCGTCCTGAACAAGGGCGTGATCGTGGAAAGCGGTCCGACGGACGAGGTGATCGCTCATCCCCGTGATCCCTATACGGCTCTCCTATTGGATGCCATCCGTAACCCCAGGTTGGAAAGAAGACCCTCATGA